The following proteins are encoded in a genomic region of Thermococcus pacificus:
- a CDS encoding 2-oxoacid:acceptor oxidoreductase subunit alpha, whose protein sequence is MIIRGDEPEQVRLIKKLYKPGNYFMQGNEAVAYGAIFAGCRFYAGYPITPSSEIAETMARELPKLGGYYLQMEDEIGSIAAMVGASWTGFKVMTATAGPGFSLMQENLGYAVMTETPLVLVDVQRSGPSTGQATKGAQGDFFQARWGTHGDHPIVAVSPTSGQDAFWETIRAFNIAEKLRTPVVVLFDGVLAHTREQIRIPDVEEVEIAYRKLPANEEEARLPFGDPHGDGVPPMPLFGHGYFTHVTGSTHKENGLRDVYTPEVHDRLVRRIHRKIEQNRDVYEKYEEHFADDAEILVVSWGVTARPALGAVLKAREEGIKAGLFVPKTVHPFPGERMKQLGKKVRAVLVAEMNLGQMILEVQRFVNDDVLLKGVNKIGGVPLTVEEILREIRGVA, encoded by the coding sequence ATGATCATCCGCGGCGACGAGCCTGAACAGGTCAGGCTCATAAAGAAGCTCTACAAACCCGGCAACTACTTCATGCAGGGCAACGAGGCCGTTGCCTACGGGGCAATCTTCGCGGGCTGCCGCTTCTACGCTGGTTATCCCATAACGCCGTCGAGTGAGATAGCCGAGACGATGGCCAGGGAGCTTCCGAAGCTCGGCGGCTACTACCTCCAGATGGAGGACGAGATTGGAAGCATCGCCGCGATGGTTGGGGCCTCCTGGACCGGCTTCAAGGTCATGACCGCCACCGCCGGCCCCGGTTTCAGCCTGATGCAGGAGAACCTCGGCTACGCCGTGATGACCGAGACACCGCTCGTTCTCGTTGATGTCCAGAGGAGCGGACCCAGCACAGGACAGGCAACGAAGGGCGCTCAAGGAGACTTCTTCCAAGCCAGGTGGGGGACCCACGGAGACCACCCGATAGTTGCAGTCTCCCCCACCAGCGGGCAGGACGCCTTCTGGGAAACCATTCGCGCCTTCAACATCGCAGAGAAGCTGAGGACGCCCGTCGTTGTGCTCTTCGACGGCGTTTTAGCGCACACGAGGGAGCAGATAAGGATTCCCGACGTTGAGGAGGTCGAGATAGCCTACCGCAAGCTCCCTGCCAACGAAGAGGAAGCGAGACTCCCCTTCGGCGACCCGCACGGTGACGGCGTTCCACCAATGCCGCTTTTCGGCCACGGCTACTTCACCCACGTCACAGGTTCAACCCACAAGGAGAACGGACTGAGGGACGTTTACACCCCTGAGGTTCATGACAGGCTTGTCAGGAGAATCCACAGAAAGATAGAACAGAATAGAGACGTTTACGAAAAGTACGAGGAGCACTTCGCGGACGACGCCGAAATCCTTGTGGTCAGCTGGGGTGTAACTGCTCGCCCGGCCCTCGGAGCGGTTCTCAAGGCGAGGGAAGAGGGAATAAAGGCCGGCCTCTTTGTGCCGAAGACCGTCCACCCGTTCCCTGGTGAGAGGATGAAGCAGCTCGGAAAGAAGGTCAGGGCAGTCCTCGTCGCCGAGATGAACCTCGGACAGATGATCCTTGAGGTTCAGCGCTTTGTCAACGACGACGTTCTGCTTAAGGGCGTTAACAAGATAGGCGGCGTCCCGCTGACAGTTGAGGAAATCCTGCGCGAGATAAGGGGTGTTGCCTGA
- a CDS encoding MraZ C-terminal domain-containing protein, with product MEVVVKRIDPQGRILLPKEIREKLGEEVILVDLGDRVEILPRRKWDLTRFFDTVEVEELKEWEELKKELWER from the coding sequence ATGGAAGTTGTGGTGAAGAGGATAGACCCTCAGGGGAGGATTCTCCTTCCAAAGGAGATTAGGGAAAAGCTCGGAGAGGAGGTAATACTCGTTGATCTCGGTGATAGGGTTGAGATATTGCCGAGGAGAAAGTGGGACCTTACACGGTTCTTCGACACGGTTGAGGTCGAGGAGCTGAAGGAATGGGAAGAGCTGAAGAAGGAGCTGTGGGAACGGTGA
- the surE gene encoding 5'/3'-nucleotidase SurE: protein MRILLTNDDGIYSNGIRAAVKALSELGEVYVVAPLFQRSASGRAMTLHRPIRAKRIELPGAKAAYGIDGTPTDCVIFAIARFGDFDLAVSGINLGENLSTEITVSGTASAAIEAATHGIPSIAISLEVEWKKTLGEGEGIDFSVSAYFLKKIARAILENGLPEGVDMLNVNVPSDATEETEITITRLARKRYCPTVEERIDPRGHPYYWIVGKRTTEFEPGTDAYALKVERKVSVTPINIDMTAEVDFRMVMEILNLISSGPEG, encoded by the coding sequence ATGAGAATCCTACTAACCAACGACGACGGCATTTACTCCAACGGCATCAGGGCGGCAGTGAAAGCCCTGAGCGAGCTCGGCGAGGTCTATGTTGTCGCCCCGCTCTTCCAGAGGAGCGCCAGCGGGAGGGCGATGACGCTCCACAGACCGATAAGGGCAAAGCGCATTGAGCTTCCAGGGGCTAAAGCCGCTTATGGGATAGACGGCACCCCCACGGACTGTGTCATCTTCGCCATAGCGCGCTTCGGAGACTTTGACCTCGCCGTCAGCGGCATAAACCTCGGGGAAAACCTGAGCACTGAAATAACCGTTTCGGGGACCGCTTCTGCCGCAATTGAGGCAGCAACTCACGGGATTCCGAGCATTGCCATAAGCCTTGAGGTTGAGTGGAAGAAGACGCTCGGTGAGGGAGAGGGAATAGACTTCTCGGTTTCAGCATATTTCCTTAAGAAAATAGCCAGGGCAATACTGGAGAACGGCCTTCCAGAGGGTGTTGACATGCTCAACGTTAACGTCCCGAGCGATGCAACTGAAGAGACTGAGATAACGATAACAAGGCTCGCGAGAAAGCGCTACTGTCCAACGGTTGAGGAGAGAATAGACCCGCGGGGGCACCCCTATTACTGGATAGTCGGAAAGAGAACCACCGAATTCGAGCCGGGGACTGACGCCTACGCCCTGAAAGTCGAACGGAAGGTCAGCGTGACGCCGATAAACATAGATATGACGGCGGAAGTGGATTTTAGGATGGTTATGGAAATATTAAATCTGATCTCCTCCGGCCCTGAAGGGTGA
- a CDS encoding 2-oxoglutarate ferredoxin oxidoreductase subunit delta, translating into MADVEGKTTVEKNGYLVVGKAEGIVEIDVDTFLCKGCGICVEMCPRKVFEWSKELSEKGVHYPVPVHAEKCVKCKLCELLCPDFAIAVRW; encoded by the coding sequence ATGGCAGATGTCGAAGGGAAAACCACCGTTGAAAAGAACGGCTACCTCGTGGTCGGTAAGGCGGAGGGAATAGTTGAAATCGACGTCGACACTTTTCTCTGTAAGGGCTGCGGAATCTGCGTCGAGATGTGCCCGAGGAAGGTCTTCGAGTGGAGCAAAGAGCTAAGCGAAAAGGGTGTGCATTACCCTGTCCCGGTTCACGCCGAGAAGTGCGTCAAGTGCAAGCTCTGCGAGCTCCTCTGCCCGGACTTCGCCATCGCGGTAAGGTGGTGA
- a CDS encoding type II toxin-antitoxin system VapC family toxin has translation MGRAEEGAVGTVRFIDANVFIYAFLKPRREPPDTVKAIKEKAKGILRRVSDGEEVVTTVIHLSEVANVVESRAGKGKAAEIVLSVLTSQNIRVLDVSTADYLRAALIAEERNLGINDALAYLKMRELGIDEIYTFDRDFEKLDVKIVRE, from the coding sequence ATGGGAAGAGCTGAAGAAGGAGCTGTGGGAACGGTGAGGTTCATAGACGCCAACGTCTTCATATACGCCTTCCTCAAGCCTCGCAGAGAACCTCCAGATACCGTCAAAGCCATCAAAGAGAAAGCCAAAGGGATTCTCAGGAGGGTCAGCGATGGTGAAGAAGTCGTTACGACTGTGATCCACCTCAGCGAAGTGGCAAATGTCGTGGAAAGCAGAGCCGGAAAGGGGAAGGCAGCCGAAATCGTTCTTTCAGTGCTTACCTCCCAAAATATCAGGGTCCTTGACGTTTCAACTGCGGATTACCTCCGGGCGGCGTTGATCGCTGAGGAAAGGAATCTGGGGATAAACGATGCACTCGCATACCTTAAAATGCGGGAACTTGGTATTGATGAAATCTACACCTTTGACAGGGATTTTGAAAAGCTCGATGTGAAAATCGTGAGGGAGTAG
- a CDS encoding archaeosine biosynthesis radical SAM protein RaSEA, translated as MTYWTSEDNVAGKPGTALFIILPTIGCYRFRIGEACYMCAYPTAAPKIKWSQEAIVDYVREALKKIEGKKGPFAVRMFTSGSFLDNGELKPETRRKIFEILAKMDNVEEIVIESRSELVRYDAVKELAEIVPDKHFEVAIGLETANDDIANISINKGNTFADFVKAAEIVHKAGAKVKTYLLLKPIFLSERDGIRDAKESIIKAEPYTDTFSINITDIQKGTLYERLWEKGEYRPPWLWSAVELLIWAKRKFPEKRILSDPVGAGSKRGPHNCLTDYDRVIGRAIKKFSATQDLSHIESLKPECRERWEYIVENGLLDWQLVTW; from the coding sequence ATGACGTACTGGACGAGTGAGGACAACGTGGCCGGAAAGCCGGGAACGGCGCTCTTCATAATCCTGCCAACGATAGGCTGCTACCGCTTCCGCATAGGGGAAGCCTGCTACATGTGTGCCTATCCAACCGCCGCGCCTAAGATAAAGTGGAGTCAAGAAGCGATAGTGGACTACGTCCGCGAGGCATTGAAGAAGATTGAAGGAAAGAAAGGACCCTTCGCGGTGAGAATGTTTACCTCGGGCTCTTTCCTCGACAACGGCGAGCTGAAGCCGGAGACGAGGAGGAAAATCTTCGAGATTCTGGCAAAAATGGACAACGTTGAGGAGATAGTCATCGAGAGCAGGAGCGAGCTTGTGCGCTACGATGCGGTTAAGGAGCTCGCCGAGATAGTCCCGGACAAGCACTTTGAGGTTGCCATCGGCTTGGAGACCGCGAACGACGATATTGCCAACATCTCCATCAACAAGGGCAACACCTTCGCGGACTTCGTGAAGGCCGCTGAAATAGTCCACAAGGCCGGGGCGAAGGTCAAAACTTACCTTCTCCTCAAGCCAATCTTCCTGAGCGAGAGGGACGGGATAAGAGACGCAAAGGAGAGCATAATCAAGGCCGAGCCCTACACCGATACCTTCTCGATTAACATAACCGATATACAGAAGGGGACGCTCTATGAGAGGCTCTGGGAGAAAGGGGAGTACCGCCCGCCATGGCTCTGGAGTGCGGTTGAGCTTCTCATCTGGGCCAAGAGGAAGTTCCCGGAGAAGAGAATTCTCAGCGATCCGGTAGGAGCGGGTTCAAAGCGTGGACCGCACAACTGCCTCACCGATTACGACAGGGTTATTGGAAGGGCGATAAAGAAGTTCTCTGCCACCCAGGATCTCAGCCACATCGAGAGTCTCAAGCCCGAGTGTCGCGAGCGCTGGGAGTACATAGTTGAGAACGGCCTCCTTGACTGGCAGCTGGTGACCTGGTGA
- a CDS encoding 2-oxoacid:ferredoxin oxidoreductase subunit gamma, whose amino-acid sequence MQIRFAGIGGQGVVLAGVILGEAAAIEGLNVVQTQDYSSASRGGHSIADVIISKEPIYDVIVTKADVLVALAQLGYDTVKDELKEGGLLIIDTDLVKPDRDYIGAPFTRLAEETTGLALTVNMVALGYLVAKTGVVKKENVEEAIRRRVPKGTEEINIRAFRAGFEEGLK is encoded by the coding sequence ATGCAGATTAGGTTCGCCGGTATAGGTGGCCAGGGCGTCGTCCTGGCCGGCGTCATCCTCGGGGAGGCCGCTGCCATAGAGGGCCTCAACGTCGTCCAGACCCAGGACTACAGCTCTGCCAGCAGGGGTGGTCATTCCATAGCTGACGTTATAATCTCGAAGGAGCCGATTTACGACGTTATCGTGACTAAAGCTGACGTTCTCGTGGCCCTTGCACAGCTCGGCTACGACACAGTAAAGGACGAGCTGAAGGAGGGCGGCCTGCTCATCATTGACACGGACCTGGTCAAGCCAGATAGGGACTACATAGGTGCCCCCTTCACGAGGCTCGCCGAGGAAACAACTGGACTTGCCCTGACGGTGAACATGGTGGCCCTTGGATATCTCGTTGCAAAGACCGGAGTCGTGAAGAAGGAGAACGTTGAAGAAGCGATAAGGAGGCGTGTCCCCAAGGGGACTGAGGAGATAAACATCAGGGCTTTTAGAGCCGGATTTGAGGAGGGATTGAAATGA
- a CDS encoding 2-oxoacid:ferredoxin oxidoreductase subunit beta, translated as MAKEIYSKYPLIKYLRKEALPTALCPGCGGGTVLNAFANAVDGLKIDPKDLVVVSGIGCSAWIASPYFLADTLHTTHGRAIAFATGVKVGLPDKKVVVISGDGDLASIGGNHLLHAARRNIDITVILVNNMIYGMTGGQVAPTTPFGAKTTTSPYRNIEHPLNISETVAAAGASYVARWTTAHVYQLIESIKKALQVKGFSLVEVVSQCPVQFGRRNRMKEPAEMLRWFLKNSVPVSKAKKMKPEELEGKFVIGEFVNRERPEFVTELNKLIDEVQEHFGLKGE; from the coding sequence ATGGCCAAGGAGATTTACTCCAAGTATCCGCTCATCAAGTATCTGAGGAAGGAGGCCCTTCCCACGGCCCTCTGTCCCGGTTGTGGCGGTGGAACCGTCCTGAACGCCTTTGCCAACGCTGTTGACGGGCTCAAGATTGACCCGAAGGACCTGGTGGTAGTAAGTGGAATAGGCTGTTCCGCTTGGATAGCCTCGCCCTACTTCCTGGCTGATACACTCCACACGACCCACGGAAGGGCGATAGCCTTTGCAACCGGAGTAAAGGTTGGTCTGCCGGACAAGAAGGTCGTCGTCATAAGCGGTGATGGAGATCTGGCGAGCATTGGTGGAAACCACTTACTCCACGCCGCGAGGAGGAACATCGACATAACGGTCATCCTCGTTAACAACATGATATACGGCATGACCGGCGGACAGGTTGCTCCTACGACTCCTTTTGGGGCAAAGACCACCACCAGCCCCTACAGGAACATCGAGCACCCGCTCAACATAAGCGAGACAGTCGCAGCTGCGGGAGCGAGCTATGTTGCCAGATGGACTACAGCCCACGTCTACCAGCTCATAGAGAGCATCAAGAAGGCCCTTCAGGTCAAGGGGTTCTCGCTCGTGGAGGTCGTTTCCCAGTGTCCGGTCCAGTTCGGAAGGAGGAACAGGATGAAAGAGCCGGCCGAGATGCTCCGCTGGTTCCTCAAGAACAGCGTGCCGGTAAGCAAAGCCAAGAAAATGAAGCCGGAGGAGCTTGAGGGTAAGTTCGTCATCGGTGAGTTCGTCAACAGGGAGAGGCCGGAGTTCGTTACCGAGCTTAACAAGCTGATTGATGAGGTCCAGGAGCACTTCGGGCTTAAGGGGGAGTGA